In Pedobacter sp. W3I1, one DNA window encodes the following:
- a CDS encoding RagB/SusD family nutrient uptake outer membrane protein, with translation MVLITFFAFGCKKDFLDVESPGQVPAESVWKDPATAQAFVNDIYNGLGNGGFSEQMLASVSDEALFTHPTRGIDLVNNATINPSTLGWVDDTWAYKQMYNRIRACNITIEKITSGDNALTSQTLKDQLLGEAYFLRAYFYQQLLRYYGAIPIVTKIYVLDDNYSVKRNTYEECVNFIVKDCDESNRLLTGKNMEKGRTTALAALALKSRVLIYAASDLHDRAKLNAKISGITPQKLDFLSYAGGNQADRYRLAQTAAKAVIDLATGYKLNLSAPATSDEGRLNYKSIAMGGASKAPGVDATAASELIFARYFIIQNNIKHAQQNGPNGYHNWAGNTPIGLLVDDYEMLDGTKFSWTNPAQKASPYQNRDPRFYATVLYDGAGWKPRDKASGNVDPASQIQTGVYDLMDNTTRIDFKGLDTRASSIENWNGSWTGYYYHKFIDPDPSIVDASMSQNVPWPFFRYTEAVFNYIEASIELGELGNATNWLNKIRFRAGMPAVTATDQAGLREAYRHERRIEMAYEEQRYHDTRRWLIAGETLGRKTTYIKVTGKFKPGKTMSAPYHYDNTIYDYTYSPVEENAQENRSWNDKLYFRPFSRDEVNKNNLLEQNPGY, from the coding sequence TTGGTTCTTATTACCTTTTTTGCATTTGGATGTAAAAAGGATTTTTTAGACGTAGAATCACCTGGCCAGGTGCCTGCCGAATCGGTATGGAAAGATCCTGCAACTGCGCAGGCATTTGTGAACGATATCTATAACGGATTGGGTAATGGCGGTTTTTCTGAACAGATGTTAGCATCAGTTTCTGACGAAGCCTTGTTTACGCACCCTACCCGTGGAATAGATCTGGTCAATAATGCTACCATTAACCCTTCAACACTCGGTTGGGTAGACGATACCTGGGCGTACAAACAAATGTATAACCGCATCCGGGCCTGTAACATTACCATTGAGAAAATAACCAGCGGTGATAATGCATTGACTAGCCAAACGCTAAAAGATCAGTTATTAGGCGAAGCCTATTTTTTACGTGCTTACTTTTATCAGCAATTATTGCGTTACTATGGAGCCATTCCGATTGTAACAAAAATTTATGTGCTCGATGATAACTATAGCGTAAAGCGAAACACCTATGAGGAGTGTGTAAACTTTATTGTAAAAGATTGCGATGAATCCAATAGATTATTAACCGGCAAAAACATGGAGAAGGGTCGTACAACTGCATTAGCAGCATTGGCATTAAAATCTAGAGTGTTAATCTATGCAGCAAGCGATTTGCATGACAGGGCTAAACTAAATGCTAAAATTAGCGGAATAACTCCTCAAAAATTAGATTTCCTGAGTTACGCGGGCGGCAATCAGGCAGATCGCTACAGGTTAGCTCAAACTGCTGCAAAAGCGGTTATTGATTTGGCTACAGGTTATAAATTAAATCTTTCTGCGCCAGCAACTTCTGACGAGGGAAGGCTAAATTATAAAAGTATCGCAATGGGCGGCGCCAGTAAAGCCCCTGGTGTTGATGCTACTGCGGCTTCAGAATTAATTTTTGCACGTTATTTTATTATTCAAAACAACATCAAACATGCACAACAGAATGGTCCAAACGGTTACCACAACTGGGCGGGCAATACGCCAATAGGCTTATTGGTTGATGATTATGAAATGTTAGATGGCACAAAGTTTAGTTGGACAAATCCAGCTCAAAAGGCCAGCCCTTACCAAAATAGGGATCCACGCTTTTACGCTACTGTTTTATATGATGGTGCTGGTTGGAAACCCCGCGATAAAGCTTCAGGTAACGTTGATCCAGCCAGTCAAATCCAAACTGGTGTATACGATTTAATGGATAACACTACGAGAATTGACTTTAAAGGTTTAGATACACGTGCAAGTTCTATCGAAAACTGGAACGGCAGCTGGACAGGTTATTACTATCATAAATTTATCGATCCAGATCCAAGTATTGTAGACGCCTCTATGTCGCAAAATGTGCCTTGGCCTTTCTTTAGGTATACCGAAGCGGTATTTAATTATATCGAAGCGAGTATTGAGCTTGGTGAACTGGGCAATGCTACAAACTGGTTAAATAAAATCCGTTTCAGGGCAGGTATGCCTGCGGTTACAGCAACAGATCAGGCTGGCCTTAGAGAAGCGTACCGTCACGAACGCCGCATAGAAATGGCTTACGAAGAACAACGTTATCATGATACCCGCAGGTGGTTAATCGCTGGTGAAACATTGGGCAGAAAGACCACTTATATTAAGGTTACCGGTAAATTTAAACCGGGCAAAACGATGTCTGCCCCTTATCATTACGACAATACCATTTACGATTATACCTATAGTCCGGTAGAGGAAAATGCGCAAGAGAACAGAAGTTGGAACGATAAACTTTATTTCAGACCATTTAGCCGAGATGAAGTAAACAAGAATAATTTGCTCGAGCAAAACCCAGGTTACTAA
- a CDS encoding RidA family protein, with amino-acid sequence MKQIIKTTNAPAPIGPYSQAVQAGNFLFVSGQVAINPENGELNIGNIEEETHQVMRNLKAVLLEAGLTFDNVVKSTIFLSDMGTFAQVNEVYGQYFTADFPARETVQVSVLPKNVNVEISVIAIAG; translated from the coding sequence ATGAAACAAATTATTAAAACAACTAATGCTCCAGCTCCGATTGGACCATATAGCCAGGCTGTACAAGCTGGAAACTTTTTATTCGTATCAGGCCAGGTAGCCATCAATCCTGAAAATGGAGAATTAAACATTGGTAATATTGAAGAAGAGACGCATCAGGTAATGCGTAACCTTAAAGCAGTTTTGCTTGAGGCAGGTTTAACTTTCGATAACGTAGTAAAGTCTACTATCTTTTTAAGCGATATGGGTACCTTTGCTCAGGTAAACGAAGTTTACGGACAATACTTTACTGCTGATTTTCCAGCTCGCGAAACAGTTCAGGTTTCGGTATTGCCTAAAAATGTTAATGTAGAGATTTCAGTAATTGCCATTGCAGGCTAA
- the recG gene encoding ATP-dependent DNA helicase RecG, which translates to MFNSVLDTPVEFLKGVGPSRADVLKKDLGLFTYQDMLAHYPFRYIDRTKYFKINQINPDSQYIQIIGRVISKRVIGDKRAKRIVAVFKDETGIMELVWFQSLKWVDDHITVGTAYVAFGKPSIFNGTFSISHPEMELYQRQQVGRGNLTLQPVYNSTEKLKKFNLDSKGLQRLIAGLLDQIIPQVPENLPQYIIDKYQLPDKRLALLNIHFPKNQKDLSAAERRLKFEELFFIQLQLLHNKHLRQLKFKGVTFEKVGEKVNRFYNEFLPFELTNAQKRVVKEIRIDTQRGVQMNRLVQGDVGSGKTAVALMSMLLANDNGYQACMMAPTEILARQHYASITELVTNDLVRVAILTGNTKKKERTVLHEQLENGEIDILIGTHALIEDKVQFKNLGLVVIDEQHRFGVEQRAKLWRKNIIPPHILVMTATPIPRTLAMTLYGDLDVSVIDELPAGRKPIETKHLFEGQRLRMFGFMKQEIAKGRQVYIVYPLIKESEKLDLLHLEAGIEQLSYQFPRPDYQMSIVHGQMPNADKQFEMQQFIDGKSQIMVATTVIEVGVNVPNASVMVIENAERFGLSQLHQLRGRVGRGAEQSFCILMSGNKLSKEGKIRLETMVRTNNGFEISEIDLQLRGPGDITGTQQSGVLDLKLADLAKDQIILSEARNTVIALFEDDPQLSKPENAILKAYLQKLERGISFDKIS; encoded by the coding sequence TTGTTTAATTCGGTATTAGATACACCTGTTGAGTTTTTGAAAGGCGTTGGACCAAGTCGTGCCGATGTTTTGAAAAAGGATCTCGGCCTGTTCACTTATCAGGATATGCTGGCGCACTATCCGTTCAGGTATATCGACCGTACAAAATATTTTAAGATTAACCAAATCAATCCTGACTCACAGTATATCCAGATTATCGGGCGTGTGATCAGCAAAAGGGTAATCGGCGATAAAAGAGCAAAACGTATTGTCGCGGTTTTTAAAGATGAAACCGGAATCATGGAATTGGTTTGGTTCCAGAGCTTAAAGTGGGTTGACGATCATATCACCGTTGGCACCGCTTATGTGGCCTTTGGGAAACCAAGCATCTTTAACGGAACATTCAGTATCTCACATCCGGAAATGGAACTGTATCAGCGCCAGCAGGTGGGGCGAGGTAATTTAACCTTGCAGCCGGTTTATAACTCAACAGAAAAGCTTAAAAAATTTAATCTCGATTCAAAGGGTCTTCAGCGTTTAATTGCAGGCCTGTTAGATCAGATTATCCCTCAGGTTCCAGAAAATTTACCACAATATATCATTGATAAATATCAGCTGCCAGATAAAAGATTGGCCTTACTGAATATCCATTTTCCTAAAAATCAGAAGGATTTAAGCGCTGCAGAAAGACGCCTTAAATTTGAGGAGTTATTCTTCATCCAGTTACAGCTTCTACACAATAAACACTTACGCCAGTTAAAATTTAAAGGTGTAACTTTTGAAAAGGTTGGTGAAAAAGTGAACCGCTTTTATAACGAATTTTTGCCCTTCGAATTAACTAATGCACAAAAGCGTGTAGTTAAGGAAATCAGAATTGATACACAACGAGGTGTGCAAATGAACCGGCTTGTTCAAGGCGACGTAGGGAGTGGTAAAACCGCTGTTGCATTGATGAGTATGCTTTTGGCAAATGATAACGGCTACCAGGCTTGTATGATGGCTCCTACAGAAATTTTGGCCCGTCAGCACTATGCCTCTATTACAGAACTTGTAACCAACGACCTGGTGCGCGTTGCTATTCTTACTGGAAATACCAAAAAGAAGGAGCGTACTGTTTTGCATGAGCAATTGGAGAATGGAGAAATCGATATTTTAATTGGAACGCATGCCCTGATTGAAGATAAAGTTCAGTTTAAGAATTTGGGGCTGGTTGTGATTGATGAACAGCATCGTTTTGGTGTGGAGCAACGTGCTAAACTTTGGCGGAAAAATATCATTCCACCACATATTCTCGTGATGACCGCTACACCAATTCCGCGTACTTTGGCCATGACCTTATATGGCGATCTGGATGTTTCTGTAATTGATGAATTACCTGCGGGCAGAAAACCCATAGAAACCAAACACCTTTTTGAAGGTCAGCGCCTCAGGATGTTTGGCTTTATGAAGCAGGAAATTGCCAAGGGCAGGCAGGTTTATATCGTTTATCCTCTAATTAAGGAAAGCGAGAAATTGGATCTTTTACATCTCGAAGCCGGAATTGAACAGCTGAGCTATCAGTTTCCGAGGCCCGATTACCAAATGAGTATTGTGCATGGACAAATGCCAAATGCGGATAAACAGTTCGAAATGCAACAGTTTATTGATGGTAAAAGCCAGATTATGGTCGCTACTACCGTAATTGAGGTAGGTGTAAACGTGCCCAATGCTTCGGTAATGGTAATTGAAAATGCCGAACGGTTTGGGCTTTCACAACTGCACCAATTGCGCGGTAGAGTAGGCCGTGGTGCAGAGCAGTCTTTCTGTATATTAATGAGCGGGAATAAACTGAGTAAGGAAGGTAAAATCCGGTTAGAAACCATGGTGAGAACCAATAATGGCTTCGAAATCTCTGAAATTGATTTACAGCTCCGCGGGCCAGGAGATATTACCGGCACACAACAAAGCGGCGTTTTAGATCTAAAGCTTGCAGACCTGGCTAAAGACCAGATTATTTTGTCTGAAGCACGTAATACCGTAATTGCACTTTTCGAAGATGACCCACAATTAAGTAAGCCCGAAAATGCCATACTAAAAGCATACCTGCAAAAATTGGAAAGAGGCATTTCTTTCGATAAAATAAGTTAA
- a CDS encoding DUF6728 family protein, translating into MYFFRKKDPSRPNNINLRIMHFINALAILIFLAGIIYKLIQWLAK; encoded by the coding sequence ATGTACTTCTTTAGAAAAAAGGATCCCAGCAGGCCAAATAATATCAATCTGAGAATTATGCATTTTATCAATGCATTGGCCATCTTAATTTTTCTTGCAGGTATCATCTACAAGCTTATTCAGTGGCTTGCTAAATAA
- a CDS encoding aminopeptidase P family protein, with product MKYPTINQSLFILNRNNFTNKLKTNSLAIFNSSDEFPRSGDQNFVFKQNPDLFYLSGIDQEQTILLLFPDCPNPLYREVLFLRQTNDYIKVWEGYKYTKEQAKAASGIQAVYWLEDFDNILHSIVNYAEHIYLNTNENDRYAHEVPYRDIRFIEKMRAKYPLHHYERSAPIMRNLRAVKSDVEIELTKKASAITRDAFIRVLKFTKPGVKEYEIEAEIIHEFIRQGGTGHAYTPIIASGHNANILHYNDNNQVCKDGDVILFDFGAEYANYNADMSRSIPVNGRFTKRQKDVYNAVLYVMKASIKLIGEGTIWNTYHEQVGEIMTEQLINLGLISTTDVKNQTATWPAYKKYFMHGNSHHLGIDVHDFAGRYTPFANGNILTVEPGIYIPEEGLGIRLENNILITANGNVDLMADIPLEAEEIEDIMNS from the coding sequence ATGAAATATCCTACCATCAATCAGTCATTATTTATTTTAAATAGAAATAACTTTACTAACAAACTAAAAACCAATTCATTAGCTATATTTAATTCAAGTGATGAATTTCCCAGAAGTGGTGATCAGAACTTTGTTTTTAAGCAAAATCCCGATTTATTTTATTTATCTGGAATTGATCAAGAACAAACAATATTATTATTATTTCCTGATTGTCCTAATCCATTGTACAGAGAAGTCCTGTTTTTAAGACAGACTAACGATTACATTAAAGTTTGGGAAGGATACAAGTATACTAAAGAGCAAGCTAAAGCGGCTTCAGGTATTCAAGCTGTATACTGGTTAGAGGATTTTGACAACATACTGCATAGCATTGTGAACTATGCCGAACATATTTATTTAAACACAAATGAAAATGATAGGTATGCCCACGAAGTTCCTTATCGTGATATTCGTTTCATTGAGAAAATGAGGGCGAAATATCCATTGCATCATTATGAACGCTCGGCACCAATTATGCGTAATTTACGTGCAGTTAAATCAGATGTTGAAATCGAACTGACCAAAAAGGCGTCGGCAATAACCCGCGATGCTTTTATTAGGGTATTAAAATTTACCAAGCCTGGTGTTAAAGAATATGAAATTGAGGCGGAGATTATACATGAATTTATCCGCCAAGGCGGAACAGGCCATGCTTACACTCCTATTATTGCTTCCGGCCATAACGCAAACATCTTACACTACAACGATAATAACCAGGTATGTAAAGATGGAGACGTAATCCTTTTCGATTTTGGTGCAGAATATGCCAATTACAACGCAGATATGAGCCGCTCCATCCCTGTCAACGGTCGGTTCACCAAAAGACAAAAAGATGTATACAATGCAGTACTGTACGTAATGAAAGCGTCGATTAAATTAATTGGCGAAGGAACCATATGGAATACCTACCACGAACAAGTTGGCGAAATTATGACTGAACAACTGATTAATCTCGGACTTATTTCTACAACTGACGTGAAGAATCAGACCGCAACGTGGCCGGCTTACAAAAAATATTTTATGCACGGCAATTCGCATCACTTAGGTATAGATGTACACGACTTTGCAGGAAGATATACGCCATTTGCTAACGGAAACATCCTTACGGTTGAACCAGGCATTTATATTCCGGAGGAAGGCTTAGGCATCCGTTTAGAAAATAATATTCTGATCACCGCAAATGGAAATGTAGATCTAATGGCCGATATCCCATTAGAAGCTGAAGAAATTGAGGATATCATGAACAGTTAA
- a CDS encoding OmpA family protein, which produces MNYSTLKKSVALSLVALTGVASLAVAQDAPATTSAAKVFGGRGQYRTWSIGVHGGVLMPVVAIGGSNDFNKWDANLGYGLNIRKQLGHSFGLELNGTRGKLSGTNEGISNPAVKDFETELQYAVDLRGVVNVGSIDFLRRENSVGFFLTAGAGYMAYAPKITLANGSQIDWKGKATGPADDKHDAKDYVKGFYIPVGAGVKFKVSERVNFNLGYTMNFVDADNLDGVYAKGQTKDKFSYGYAGLEFSLGSSAKPSLEWTNPLATMYDELKDPTLRQEVEALKNRVSAVEKSVEDLKKDTDGDGVADQFDKCPGTPAGTAVDGSGCPLPKAAPVDSVASNVTGFEKIGFDFNSSVLKTESYPTLDKLSSVLRENGGKVTVNGYASSEGTAAYNLKLSKDRANSVKTYLVNSGVNASQVATKGNGEANPIASNDTEEGRIQNRRVETARN; this is translated from the coding sequence ATGAATTATTCTACTTTAAAGAAAAGTGTTGCGCTTTCTTTAGTGGCATTAACAGGAGTTGCTTCTCTTGCTGTCGCTCAGGATGCACCTGCAACAACTTCTGCTGCCAAGGTATTTGGTGGTAGAGGACAGTACAGAACTTGGTCTATCGGTGTACATGGTGGTGTTTTAATGCCAGTTGTTGCTATCGGCGGTTCAAATGACTTTAACAAATGGGATGCTAACTTAGGTTACGGTTTAAACATCCGTAAACAATTAGGTCACTCATTCGGTTTAGAATTAAACGGAACTCGTGGTAAACTTTCAGGTACTAACGAAGGTATTTCTAACCCAGCTGTAAAAGACTTCGAAACTGAATTACAATATGCTGTAGATTTACGTGGTGTTGTAAATGTAGGTTCTATCGATTTCTTACGTCGTGAGAACTCAGTAGGTTTCTTCTTAACTGCTGGTGCTGGTTATATGGCTTATGCTCCAAAAATTACTTTAGCTAATGGTTCACAAATCGACTGGAAAGGTAAAGCTACTGGTCCTGCTGATGACAAACATGATGCTAAAGATTACGTAAAAGGTTTCTACATTCCAGTTGGTGCTGGTGTTAAATTCAAAGTTTCTGAGCGTGTTAACTTTAACTTAGGTTACACTATGAACTTTGTTGATGCTGATAACTTAGACGGAGTTTATGCAAAAGGTCAAACTAAAGATAAATTCTCTTACGGTTATGCTGGTTTAGAATTCTCTTTAGGTTCTTCTGCTAAACCAAGTTTAGAGTGGACTAACCCATTAGCTACTATGTACGATGAGTTAAAAGATCCAACTTTACGTCAAGAAGTTGAAGCATTGAAAAACCGTGTTTCTGCTGTTGAAAAATCTGTTGAAGATTTGAAAAAAGATACTGATGGTGATGGTGTTGCTGATCAATTCGATAAATGCCCAGGAACTCCTGCTGGTACTGCTGTTGATGGTTCAGGTTGTCCTCTTCCAAAAGCTGCTCCAGTTGATTCAGTAGCTTCAAATGTAACTGGTTTCGAAAAAATCGGTTTCGATTTCAACTCTTCAGTTTTAAAAACTGAGTCTTACCCTACTTTAGATAAATTATCTTCAGTGTTACGTGAAAACGGTGGTAAAGTAACTGTAAACGGTTACGCTTCAAGCGAAGGTACTGCTGCATATAACTTGAAATTATCTAAAGACAGAGCTAACTCTGTTAAAACTTACTTAGTAAACTCTGGCGTTAACGCTAGTCAAGTTGCTACTAAAGGTAATGGCGAAGCTAATCCAATTGCTTCTAACGATACTGAAGAAGGTCGTATCCAAAACCGTCGTGTTGAAACTGCTAGAAACTAG
- a CDS encoding TonB-dependent receptor, with translation MKKNLWKTFARSSMFLACGSCLIFSPFAGSSAEAVLHEKERLDFYQPPLQDIIVKGQVTDAKGPIPGVSVKLKGGAATAVTDASGKFSIKVPEDATLVFTYVGYVDQEVQVKNQTNINVRLLENNQNLSEVVVVGYGTQKKAVVSGAVASVKGTELAKSSSVNLTNSLAGRLPGVTALQGSGEPGYDGSTIRIRGINSLGNNNALIVIDGIPNRAGGIERLNPNDIESVSVLKDASAAIYGSQAANGVILITTKLGKTGKPQFSYDFSYGLQQPTRIPKMANSTQYAEILNELNIFGSDLNPNEWSAAWNSFKTTGTYLSTGGKTINAAYKPDEIRKFGDGSDPLRYPNTDWFKTTFQNWSPQQRHNVQINGGSENVKYLLSLGYLNQDGYYKNSATGYQQYDMRFNLEAKLSKYITTTLGVSAREEDRNFPTVSAGDIFRFLMRGRPNEIAIWPNGLPGRDIEYGYNPVVSTTDLTGTNKDVRDYFQTTGKVEIKIPGVDGLKVTGTAAIDKYSGRQKNWQLPWTLYDWDKKTFAADGVTPVLAGTVRSQYTDPRLRETAGGQLAINLTGMVNYDKKISDHTIGLMAGVTRETVNNDGFTAFRRYFISSSVQELLAGDEREQSLGNNPGDPNNLFKRARLSYFGRAGYNYKEKYLAEFLWRVDGSYIFPTDRRFGFFPGVSVGWRLSEEPFFKENVKFVNNLKLRASWGQMGAEAYFGDVLQEYQYLSLMNFGTYTFNDLVTKTLTEGKVPNFDFGWEVANNTNIGLDASFLNNKLSLEFDYFYNKRTNILISRGSSVPESSGITDRLPPVNLGKVNNKGFEFKLSYNDQVGDLNFGVSVNGGYAKNKIIFWDETPGAPEWQRSTGRVTSSWLVYDYDGVFKDQAEISANKLNYSALTGNLRPGDMKFKDINGDGKINADDKIRLDKNGTPTFTGGVNFNVQYKGFDLSVLIQGATGGMQIVGLTESGDIGNFLEWSYLNRWSIDNPSSVNPRLSNRGATYYTDSNNALNNTYWLRSNNYIRLKNVELGYTLPTTWVEKVGLNSVRVYANGLNLATLDKIKIWDPESTNTSGQYYPQARVINMGIKATF, from the coding sequence ATGAAAAAAAATCTATGGAAGACTTTTGCCAGAAGTAGCATGTTTCTTGCCTGCGGTAGCTGTCTCATTTTTTCACCATTTGCCGGCTCATCAGCTGAAGCAGTGTTACATGAAAAAGAGCGCCTCGATTTTTATCAGCCTCCGCTTCAGGATATTATTGTGAAGGGGCAGGTAACTGATGCCAAAGGACCGATTCCTGGAGTAAGTGTTAAATTAAAAGGTGGAGCTGCAACTGCGGTAACAGATGCTTCCGGAAAATTTAGCATCAAAGTACCCGAAGACGCAACTTTGGTGTTTACCTATGTAGGCTATGTAGATCAAGAAGTTCAGGTAAAAAACCAAACCAATATTAATGTCCGCTTATTAGAAAACAATCAAAATTTATCAGAAGTAGTGGTAGTGGGTTACGGAACCCAAAAGAAAGCAGTTGTATCTGGTGCTGTTGCTTCCGTTAAAGGTACAGAATTAGCCAAATCTTCTTCTGTAAACTTAACCAATTCATTGGCAGGACGTTTACCTGGCGTGACTGCATTGCAAGGAAGTGGTGAGCCTGGTTACGATGGTTCTACTATCCGGATCAGGGGTATAAATTCACTTGGAAATAACAACGCTTTAATCGTAATTGATGGGATTCCTAATCGTGCCGGTGGAATTGAAAGGTTAAATCCGAATGATATCGAAAGTGTATCCGTGTTAAAGGATGCATCAGCAGCTATTTATGGCTCGCAAGCTGCAAATGGAGTAATCCTCATCACTACTAAATTAGGAAAAACCGGGAAACCACAATTTTCTTACGATTTTAGTTATGGCCTACAACAGCCTACACGCATACCTAAAATGGCCAATTCTACTCAATATGCTGAGATTTTAAATGAACTGAACATTTTCGGCTCTGATCTTAATCCGAATGAATGGTCGGCAGCATGGAATAGTTTCAAAACAACGGGTACTTATTTATCTACCGGCGGTAAAACGATTAATGCAGCTTACAAACCAGATGAAATCCGGAAATTTGGCGACGGCTCAGATCCTTTAAGGTATCCCAATACTGATTGGTTTAAAACTACTTTCCAAAATTGGTCACCTCAGCAAAGACATAATGTTCAGATTAATGGAGGTAGCGAAAATGTGAAATATTTGCTTTCACTAGGCTACCTAAATCAGGATGGCTATTATAAAAATTCTGCCACAGGTTATCAGCAGTATGATATGCGTTTTAACCTGGAAGCAAAATTAAGTAAGTATATTACTACAACATTGGGGGTAAGTGCGAGAGAGGAAGATCGTAATTTTCCAACGGTTTCAGCAGGTGATATCTTTAGATTCTTAATGCGGGGAAGACCTAACGAGATAGCCATATGGCCTAACGGGTTGCCTGGTAGGGATATTGAATATGGTTATAATCCGGTGGTTTCTACTACAGACTTAACGGGAACTAATAAAGATGTTCGGGATTACTTTCAAACTACCGGTAAAGTAGAAATTAAAATTCCTGGTGTTGATGGATTAAAGGTAACCGGTACAGCTGCAATAGATAAATATTCTGGCAGGCAAAAAAACTGGCAATTGCCCTGGACACTTTACGATTGGGACAAGAAAACGTTTGCAGCAGATGGTGTAACACCAGTGCTTGCAGGTACGGTGCGCTCTCAATACACCGATCCAAGGCTTAGGGAAACCGCAGGCGGACAATTGGCCATAAACTTAACCGGAATGGTTAACTATGATAAAAAGATTAGCGATCATACTATTGGTTTAATGGCCGGTGTAACACGCGAAACAGTTAACAATGACGGTTTTACTGCGTTTAGGAGATACTTTATTTCTTCATCAGTTCAAGAGTTACTTGCAGGTGATGAAAGGGAGCAATCATTAGGCAATAATCCTGGTGATCCAAATAATTTATTTAAAAGAGCACGGTTAAGCTATTTTGGTAGGGCGGGCTATAATTATAAAGAAAAATACCTTGCCGAATTTTTGTGGCGGGTAGATGGATCTTACATTTTCCCAACAGATAGACGTTTCGGTTTCTTCCCAGGTGTATCAGTAGGGTGGAGATTATCTGAAGAACCCTTTTTTAAAGAGAATGTTAAATTCGTCAACAATTTGAAATTAAGGGCTTCATGGGGGCAAATGGGAGCTGAAGCCTATTTCGGAGATGTTTTGCAAGAATATCAATACCTCAGTTTGATGAACTTTGGTACTTATACCTTTAATGATTTGGTAACCAAAACCTTAACTGAAGGCAAAGTGCCTAATTTTGATTTCGGATGGGAAGTGGCAAATAATACCAACATTGGTTTAGACGCATCCTTTTTAAATAATAAATTGTCGTTAGAGTTCGATTACTTCTATAACAAGCGTACAAATATTCTGATTAGCAGAGGTAGCTCAGTGCCTGAAAGCTCGGGTATTACCGATCGTTTACCTCCTGTTAACTTAGGAAAGGTAAACAACAAAGGTTTCGAATTTAAATTAAGTTATAACGATCAGGTTGGCGATTTAAATTTTGGAGTGAGTGTAAACGGTGGCTATGCCAAAAATAAAATCATATTCTGGGATGAAACGCCTGGAGCCCCTGAATGGCAGCGTTCTACAGGTAGAGTAACAAGTTCATGGTTAGTTTACGATTATGATGGTGTTTTTAAAGATCAAGCGGAAATTAGTGCCAATAAATTAAATTATAGTGCGCTAACAGGTAATCTTCGCCCTGGCGACATGAAATTTAAAGACATTAACGGTGATGGTAAAATCAATGCAGACGATAAAATCCGCTTAGATAAAAACGGTACACCAACTTTTACTGGCGGGGTAAACTTTAACGTTCAGTACAAAGGATTTGACTTATCGGTACTTATTCAAGGGGCAACCGGCGGAATGCAGATTGTTGGTCTAACAGAATCGGGAGATATTGGTAACTTCCTGGAGTGGTCGTACCTGAACCGCTGGAGTATCGATAATCCAAGTTCGGTAAACCCGCGCTTATCAAATAGGGGTGCTACCTATTATACCGATAGCAATAATGCATTAAACAATACCTATTGGTTAAGGAGCAATAACTACATCAGACTTAAGAATGTAGAGCTGGGTTATACATTACCAACTACCTGGGTTGAAAAAGTTGGGTTAAATAGTGTAAGGGTTTATGCAAATGGCCTCAACCTGGCAACGCTTGATAAAATCAAGATATGGGACCCTGAATCTACCAATACAAGTGGTCAATACTATCCACAAGCCAGGGTAATTAATATGGGTATTAAAGCCACTTTTTAA